From the genome of Acidihalobacter aeolianus:
ATGTTAGTCACGTTTTTCAAGGTAATTCTATTGGAATTTTTTAATTATATGACTATAACAAACTTATTTATGAGGTGATTCTTGGAAAAGGGCGTTCAGTTTTTTTGCCTGATATTGGTCGTGTTTATAACACTATTGTTTTCTGGCTATGTGACATTTTTTCAGGGAGATGGGCCAGGAAAAACCGCGTGGTTAGCTGCTGTATTTTTCTATCTGTGGACTATCGTTAACTTATTCGGTGTTAGATACAATAGCGAAGAGAAAAGAGGTTTTGTGTATCTCATTTATGGTTTGTCGGTATTTAATTTATATATTTATATATGGCCGGCCTTTGGCGTCAATATAGGGATATGGAATTTGGCGGTGGTGCCCCCGTTCTATGGTTTTATAGTATTTGTATTTTATAAGTTCTTTAAAAGAAAATGGGATGAATTGGCAGCATCATTGAATTATGTGTACTGGTGGTTAAAAAATTTAATTAGAAAAATGTCTTGAATTGTGATATTTGGATATAGCTATTTTTATTGATATTAGAGATAAAAAATAGGCCCCATGGAGTTGATTTAAGGATCGAGTTCATAAAGATAAGAGCGCTGACTATGTTTGCGTTTCCAGTTTCTTTCTATTTTTTGCATGATATATAAGGGTGTGATTTTGTTGGTCGCGTTTTATATTTCGAGATTATAGTAACCGGAATTCAAGCGTGGCTTGGAAGATTTTTAAAAATTCTTGGTTTTGATTTAATTTATTTCACCGCTGTTTATTGTTTGCATGCTGTCTCCCCGCTGCGCCCAAGACAACCGTCGCTAGCCGGCGCGCGGTAATGTCTGGTTTTTTGCCTTACCCATGTAGCAATGACCAATGCCCGGGAAAGGGTTGTCTTGAATAATGCGCCCAATGATGTTCGGTAAGATGCGCACTTTTCCATCATTCGTATTCCTGGCACTTATCTTGAGTGGTATCAGCATCGCTCAGGCAGATTCAGGGGGGGGGCCTACGGCTATAGTGCCGATCCATGGGATACGCAGGCTCTGGTGCCCGAACAAGGTCGTTACAACGCCAACCGTGCTGACCTATCAGTGGCGCCGTCAGCTACTCCCCCAATTCCAGGAATGATCGCCCGGCCGCGCTCGTTGCCGGCCTTAACAGCCTGGGCATTGCAGCACAAGCCACAGACAGCCGCGGCCTGGGCATCACTGCGCGCCGACGCTTCCCACTAACTGCGCGGGAAGCGCTTAAGGCGTGTGAAACCATTCCGCCAACTCCGCTTTTGTTTGATTCGGCAGCGAATGAACACCAGCAACGAGTATTGCGTAAATTGCTCAAGGGCGAGGTGCAGGGATGCGCCGAGTAATGATATTCGCCTGTCCGCACCGAAACTACACAAACTTTCGACCTAATGGACCGCGACAATGAATAATTGCTGCGTCTACTTTTACGATAAACGTCTGCAAAGCACATTGAAAGATTCTGGATGCACGAACCGGGGCGTCATCGATGACCAGAAAAGAGACGACGCCGCTTTCGCGGCATGTGGATGGGATTTACCGCACTGAATCTCGTCGTGTGTTCGCTACCCTGGTTCGTTTGCTCGACGGCGATTTCGATCTCGCCGAAGAGGCCCTGCACGATGCTTTTCGGGCCGCGCTGGAGCAATGGCCGCGCGAGGGCTTGCCGGATAGTCCGCGCGCATGGCTCGTGTCCGTCGGTCGCTTCAAGGCCATCGACCGCAGACGACGCGCCGCGCGTTTTGCAGCGTTGGATGAGATGCCGGAGCCTGGCTGCGACGATGCCGATGATCCTGCAGTGCTGGCCGACGACGACATCGGCGACGATCGCCTCCGCCTGATCTTCACCTGCTGCCACCCGGCGCTGTCGCCCGAGGCCCAGGTGGCGTTGACCCTGCGTGAGGTCTGCGGGTTGACGACGGAGGAGATCGCCCGTGCCTTCCTGAGCGCTCCGGCGACGGTCGCGCAGCGTATCGTGCGCGCCAAGACGAAGATTCGCAATGCAGGCATACCTTACGAAGTGCCTTCGCAGGTAAATCTGCCGGAACGGCTCGATAGCGTGCTGCGCGTGATCTATCTGGTGTTCAACGAGGGCTACGCGGCCTCCGGCGGCAATGCGCTGACCCGGCACGAGTTGTCGGACGAAGCGATCCGTCTGGCGCGGCTGCTGGCAAGTCTGCTGCCGGAAGCCGAAATCCTGGGTCTTCTGGCCTTGATGCTGCTGCACGAATCCCGCCGCTCGGCGCGCACCACGCCAGACGGCGACCTGATCCTGCTGGAGGACCAGGACCGGTCGCGCTGGGACGCGGCATTGATCGCGGAGGGGCAGGCGCTGGTCGACGCCGTCTGGTCAACGCGGCGTGTCGGCCCGTATTCGCTACAGGCCGCCATCGCGGCGGTGCACGGCGGTGCTTCGGAAGCGGCGGCGACCGATTGGGCTCGCATCGTGAGTCTCTACGACCTGCTTGAACGTCTGGAACCGTCGCCCGTGGTGGCGCTCAATCGCGCGGTCGCCGTGGCGATGCACGATGGCCCCGCAGCGGGGCTTGCCTTGATCGACGCCCTGCTGCAGCGCGGCGAGTTGACGGACTACCACCTGACGCATGCGGCGCGGGCCGATCTCAATCGTCGCCTGGGGCAAGTCGAACAGGCCTGTGCGGCCTACGAACAGGCACTCGCGCTCGCGAAACAGGCTCCGGAACGCCTTTTTCTCGAACGGCGGTTGGCGGAGCTGCACGCCGCCGCATCGGACTGAGTGGCGGCCGGTTCTTCACGGTCCCTGCGCCTCGCAAAATTTTTTTCGTGCGGTTGTCGATTCGGACGGCGCCCGTTCGACTACAAGTTGTACACGCCCTCTCCGGAGACCCCTTCATGCCGCACATCACGCCATGCCTATGGTTCGACGACCAGGCCGAGGAGGCCGCACAGTTCTACGTTTCGATCTTCGAAGATGCCCGAATCGGTGCCGTCAGCCATTACGCCGAAGCCGGGCAGGACATACACGGCAAGCCTCCGGGTTCGGTCATGACGGTGTCCTTCGAACTGGCCGGACAGCCGTTTCTCGCCCTCAACGGCGGCCCGGCGTTTCGCTTCAATCAGGCCGTCTCGTTCCAGGTCGTCTGCGAATCGCAGCAGGAGATCGATACCTACTGGGAAAAACTCTCGGCCGGTGGCGACGACGCGGCGCAGCAGTGCGGCTGGCTCAAGGATCGCTTCGGCCTGTCCTGGCAGGTTGTGCCGGCCGAATTGAGCGATTTGCTCGGCGGCCCCGAGCCGGCGCGTGCGCAGCGCGTCATGGCGGCGCTGTTGCTGATGAAGAAGCTCGATCTCGACGCCCTGCGGCAAGCCCACGCGGGCGGATAGCGGGCGCCGCCACGCAACCACACCGATAAACAGAGGAGAACGACCATGCGCTTCATGATCATCGTCAAAGCCACGCAGGATTCCGAGGACGGCGCCATGCCGAGCGAGGCGCTCATCGCCAAAATGACGGCCTACCACGAGGAACTGGCTCAGGCCGGGGTGCTGGTCGATGCATCCGGTCTGCAGCCGAGCAGCCGGGGTTGGCGCATCCGCTATGAGGGGGAAAAGCGCAGCTTCGTCGACGGCCCCTTCACCGAAACCAAGGAGTTGATCGCCGGTTATACGCTCATCGAGGTGGCCTCCCGCGAGGAGGCCGTGACCTGGACCCGGCGCTTCCCCAACCCGGCGATCGACGGCGGCGAGGGCGAGATCGAGGTGCGGCCGGTGTTCGATCTGGACGACTTCGAGCCCAGCGAGTCGGTCGAGCGGTTCCGCAGCCTGGCGGAAGAATTCAGGGCAAGCCGCTAAACGCGGGCTGCCGCCACCAGACGTAGGAGGAGAAAGCAACATGCAAGCTGCTCAGATCAATCCCATCCCGAACGGTATGCACACGGTTACGCCACACCTGGTATGCGCCGGCGCGGCGGATGCCATCGCATTCTACGTACGCGCGTTCGACGCCAAGGAAATGGGCCGGTTGGCGGGCCCGCAAGGCAAGCTCATGCACGCCTACCTGAAAATCGGCGACTCGGCCGTGTTCCTGGTCGACGAATTTCCGGAATGGGGCTCGCTCGGCCCCAAGGCGCTCAAGGGCACGCCGGTGACGATCCACCTCTACGTGGCGGACGTCGATGCGTTCGTCGCACGTGCCGTCGACGCCGGCGCCAAGCTCGCCATGCCTGTGGAGGACATGTTCTGGGGCGATCGCTACGGTGTGCTGGAGGATCCCTTCGGACACAGATGGTCGGTCGCCAGTCACGTGCGCGACGTGAGCCCGGAGGAGATCGAGCAGGCGATGCGGGACATGGCCGCCCGGACGCCGACGCCCTGAGCCGCGACGCGGAGGACTGCGCGATGAAATACCTGTGTCTGGTCTACCTGGACGAGGCCCGCCTGGCGGAACTGCCGGACGAGGACTGCGTCGCCTACGATGCGTTGATCCGGGAAGGCGGCTACTGCATCGCCTCGGAAGCGCTCGAACCCGTGCAAACCGCCACCAGCGTGCGTGTACGCGACGGCAAACTGTCCGTCACCGATGGTCCGTTCGCCGAGACCAAGGAGCAGCTCGCGGGGTTTTACATGATCGAGGCGCGTGATCTCAACGAGGCCATCCGCATTGCCGCCGGAATACCGCCCGCCAGAGTGGGCACGATCGAGGTGCGCCCCATTCGGCCCATCCGCGAGACGGTCGGCCAGCGATTTTCCGGCAGCGCATGATTGACGCAGACGGGCCCGAGTGGATGTCGATCGCGGAGGAAAAGCGGGTAGTTCGCGATTCGTACCGCATTGCGCACTGAGCGCTTGGAAGCGGTCATCCGCTTGCGGTCGTCGTTCGAGCCGGCTGCGAATTTCGCCGTAATCTCCAGCGGCCCCGATCAGCGAGGCGATGCCACACCGCAAACAAAAACGCCGGGCGCGAGGCCCGGCGTTCGATGTTGCGTTGCCGGCAGTCGCCGGCCGGCGAAGGCTCAGCCTTCGCTGTGATATCCGACCACGCGCTCGACTTCGTTCTTGGAGCCGAGGATGACCGGCACGCGCTGGTGCAGGTCGTTGGGCTGGAGGTCGAGGATGCGCACGCGGCCGGTGGAGCTCATGCCGCCGGCCTGCTCAACGATGAAGCTCATCGGGTTGGCTTCGTACATCAGGCGCAGCTTGCCGCCCTGGCCCTTGGACTTGAGCTTTTCGTCGATGGGGTACATGAAGATGCCGCCGCGGGTGAGGATGCGGTGCACTTCGGCGACCATGGAGGCGACCCAGCGCATGTTGAAGTCGCGGCCGCGGGGGCCGGTCTTGCCCTGCACGCATTCGTCGATGTAGCGGCGGACCGGCGGCTCCCAGTGGCGGTAGTTCGACATGTTGATGGCGAACTCGCCGGTGTCGGCCGGGATGGTCATGTTGCGGTGGGTGAGGATGAACTCGCCGATGTCCTTGTCCAGGGTGAAGCCGTTCACGCCCTGGCCGGTGGTCAGCACCATCATGGTGGACGGCCCGTAGAGCGCGTAGCCGGCGCAGACCTGGGTGGTGCCCGGCTGCAGGAAGTCGGCGGCGGTGGGCTTGTCCACGCCCTCGGGTGCGCGCAGGATCGAGAAGATGGTGCCGACGGAGACGTTCACGTCCATGTTGGAGGAGCCGTCCAGCGGATCGAACACCAGCAGGTACTTGCCGCGCGGGTAGCCTTCCGGGATCGGGTAGATGTCGTCCATCTCTTCGGAGCCCATGGCGGCGAGGTGGCCGGCCCACTCGTTGGACTTGAGCATCACGTCGTTGGAGATGATGTCCATCTTCTTCTGCGTTTCGCCCTGCACGTTCTCCGACTCGGCGCTGCCGAGCACGCCGATCAGCTCGCCCTTGTCGACGCCGTTGGAGATGACCTTGCAGGCGGTTACGATATCGTTGAGCAGTCCGGTGAAGTTGCCGGTCGCGGCGTTGGACTTGCGCTGCTCCTCGATGATGAATTGGGTGATGGTGGTGAGGTTCTGTAACATGAAGGTTGCCCCGTCGGATGGAAATCTGGCCCCACGGCCAGTGGGGCAAACGCCAGAATGATAACAGAAATGCCCGCCGGACCCCTCCGCCGGGTAGACGTTGGGCGGGGCGCGGCGTTTAATGCGCCCGGAGCGAGATGCCACGACAGGGAGTGCCGTTGACCGCAAATCTGCTGTACGCGCAATCGGGCGGGATGACCGCGGTGATCAATGCGTCCGCCAGCGGTGTGATCGAGGCGGCGCGGGCCCGTCCCGACTGCTTCGGCAAGGTGTTCGCGGCCCGCGACGGCATCGTCGGCGCGCTGACCGAGCAGCTATACGATCTGGACACGGAGAGCGCGGAGGTCATCGCCGCGCTGCGCCACCTGCCCGGCGGCGCCTTCGGTTCGTGCCGCTACGATCTGCAGGACATCGCCACCCACCGCCATCAGTACGAGCGCCTGATCGAGGTCTTCGCGGCGCACGACATCGGTTACTTCCTCTACAACGGCGGCGGCGGTTCGATGCTCACTGCTGAGCGCCTGTTGCGCGTGGGCGAGGATCTCGGCTATCCGCTCAAGGTCATGGGCGTTCCCAAGACCATCGACAACGATCTGGCCGACTCCGACACCAGCCCCGGCTTTGGCTCGGCGGCGAAGTACGTGGCGGTGTCGGCGCGCGAGGCGGCGCACGACGTGGCCTCGATGGCCGGCAGCTCGACCAAGGTGTTCGTGCTGGAGGTAATGGGGCGGCATGCCGGCTGGCTGGCGGCTGCCGGCGGCCTGGCCGAGCGCACGCCGGGCGAGCTGCCGCTGCTGCTGCTGTTCGCCGAACGCGCCTTCGACGAGGCGACCTTCCTGGCCGCGGTGCGCGCCCGCGTCGAGTCGCGCGGCTATTGCGTCATCGTCGCCAGCGAGGGGCTCAAGGACGCCGCGGGGCAGTTCCTGTCGATCGGCGCGGACAGCCCGGTATACGACTGGATCCAGCTCGGCGGGGTCGCCGCGGGGCTGGCCGACCGGGTCAAGCGCGCGCTGGGCTACCGCACGCACTGGGCGGTGGCCGACTACCTGCAGCGCTCGGCGCGGCACATCGCCTCGCGTACCGACCTGGAACAGGCCTATGCCTGCGGCCGCGCGGCCGTGGAGCTGCTCGCCGGGGACGTGCACGGGCGCATGGTCACGCTGCGCCGCCTGAGCGACGCGCCCTATCGCTGGGAGACGGATTCGGTGCCGCTGGCCACGGTCGCGAACGTCGAATGCACGGTCCCCGACGCCTTCATCGACGCGGAAGGCTTCGGCCTCACCGAGGCCGCCCACCGCCACCTGCGCCCGCTGATCGAGGGCGAGGACTACCCGCCGTTTCGCGACGGCATCCCCGACTATCCCGTGCTGCGCCTCGAACTCGCGCCGCGGCGCCTGCCGGACTTCACGCTGGACTGAACGCCCAAGGAACACGACATGCAACTCGCCCTGCTCGGCACCGGACTGATGGGCGCGCCGCTGGCGCGCCGGCTCGCACAATGCGGCCACAGTGTGCGCGTGTGGAACCGTACGCACGCGCGCGCCGCGGAGATCGCCGGCGGCGGGATCGAGGCGTGCACTGACCCGCCCGAGGCGCTCGCCGGGGCGGAGGCGGCGCTGACGACGCTGAGCGACGCCGGCGCGATCGACGCGGTGCTCGCCGTTCCCGGCGTGCTGCCTGCGCTGGCCGGTAAGGTGCTGGTGCAGATGGGCACCATCGCGCCGCAGGAAAGCCGCGCGCTCGCGGCGCGGCTGGCGGACGCCGGCGTCGGCTATCTGGAGGCGCCGGTGCTCGGCAGCCGCCCCGAGGCGGTCAAGGGCACGCTGCTGGTGATGGCGGGCGGCGACGAGGCGAGCTTCGCGCGCTGCCTGCCCTGGCTGCGCGACTGCGGTCCCGAGCCGGTGCTGGTCGGCCCGGTGGGCCAGGCGGCGGCGCTCAAGCTGGCGCTGAACCAGCTCATCGCCGCGCTGACCAGCGGTTTCGCGCTGAGCCTCGGGTTGGTGCGCCGCGAGGGCGTGCCGGTGGAGACCTTCATGGGCATCCTGCGCGACAGCGCGCTGTATGCGCCGACCTTCGACAAGAAGCTCGACCGCATGCTGTCCGGCGACTACGCCGGGCCGAACTTTCCGCTCAAGCACCTGCTCAAGGACGTGCGCCTGTGCCGCGAGGCGGCCGAGGCCGACGGCCTGGATACCGGCGTGCTGGCGGCCATCGCCCAACTGCTCGAGGCCGGCGTCGCGCAGGGTCGCGCCGAGGCCGACTATTCGGCGCTGGCGGCGACGGTGGACCCGCCTG
Proteins encoded in this window:
- a CDS encoding NAD(P)-dependent oxidoreductase, which codes for MQLALLGTGLMGAPLARRLAQCGHSVRVWNRTHARAAEIAGGGIEACTDPPEALAGAEAALTTLSDAGAIDAVLAVPGVLPALAGKVLVQMGTIAPQESRALAARLADAGVGYLEAPVLGSRPEAVKGTLLVMAGGDEASFARCLPWLRDCGPEPVLVGPVGQAAALKLALNQLIAALTSGFALSLGLVRREGVPVETFMGILRDSALYAPTFDKKLDRMLSGDYAGPNFPLKHLLKDVRLCREAAEADGLDTGVLAAIAQLLEAGVAQGRAEADYSALAATVDPPADRA
- a CDS encoding YciI family protein, with amino-acid sequence MRFMIIVKATQDSEDGAMPSEALIAKMTAYHEELAQAGVLVDASGLQPSSRGWRIRYEGEKRSFVDGPFTETKELIAGYTLIEVASREEAVTWTRRFPNPAIDGGEGEIEVRPVFDLDDFEPSESVERFRSLAEEFRASR
- a CDS encoding class 1 fructose-bisphosphatase; its protein translation is MLQNLTTITQFIIEEQRKSNAATGNFTGLLNDIVTACKVISNGVDKGELIGVLGSAESENVQGETQKKMDIISNDVMLKSNEWAGHLAAMGSEEMDDIYPIPEGYPRGKYLLVFDPLDGSSNMDVNVSVGTIFSILRAPEGVDKPTAADFLQPGTTQVCAGYALYGPSTMMVLTTGQGVNGFTLDKDIGEFILTHRNMTIPADTGEFAINMSNYRHWEPPVRRYIDECVQGKTGPRGRDFNMRWVASMVAEVHRILTRGGIFMYPIDEKLKSKGQGGKLRLMYEANPMSFIVEQAGGMSSTGRVRILDLQPNDLHQRVPVILGSKNEVERVVGYHSEG
- a CDS encoding 6-phosphofructokinase → MTANLLYAQSGGMTAVINASASGVIEAARARPDCFGKVFAARDGIVGALTEQLYDLDTESAEVIAALRHLPGGAFGSCRYDLQDIATHRHQYERLIEVFAAHDIGYFLYNGGGGSMLTAERLLRVGEDLGYPLKVMGVPKTIDNDLADSDTSPGFGSAAKYVAVSAREAAHDVASMAGSSTKVFVLEVMGRHAGWLAAAGGLAERTPGELPLLLLFAERAFDEATFLAAVRARVESRGYCVIVASEGLKDAAGQFLSIGADSPVYDWIQLGGVAAGLADRVKRALGYRTHWAVADYLQRSARHIASRTDLEQAYACGRAAVELLAGDVHGRMVTLRRLSDAPYRWETDSVPLATVANVECTVPDAFIDAEGFGLTEAAHRHLRPLIEGEDYPPFRDGIPDYPVLRLELAPRRLPDFTLD
- a CDS encoding RNA polymerase sigma factor gives rise to the protein MTRKETTPLSRHVDGIYRTESRRVFATLVRLLDGDFDLAEEALHDAFRAALEQWPREGLPDSPRAWLVSVGRFKAIDRRRRAARFAALDEMPEPGCDDADDPAVLADDDIGDDRLRLIFTCCHPALSPEAQVALTLREVCGLTTEEIARAFLSAPATVAQRIVRAKTKIRNAGIPYEVPSQVNLPERLDSVLRVIYLVFNEGYAASGGNALTRHELSDEAIRLARLLASLLPEAEILGLLALMLLHESRRSARTTPDGDLILLEDQDRSRWDAALIAEGQALVDAVWSTRRVGPYSLQAAIAAVHGGASEAAATDWARIVSLYDLLERLEPSPVVALNRAVAVAMHDGPAAGLALIDALLQRGELTDYHLTHAARADLNRRLGQVEQACAAYEQALALAKQAPERLFLERRLAELHAAASD
- a CDS encoding YciI family protein encodes the protein MKYLCLVYLDEARLAELPDEDCVAYDALIREGGYCIASEALEPVQTATSVRVRDGKLSVTDGPFAETKEQLAGFYMIEARDLNEAIRIAAGIPPARVGTIEVRPIRPIRETVGQRFSGSA
- a CDS encoding VOC family protein, which encodes MPHITPCLWFDDQAEEAAQFYVSIFEDARIGAVSHYAEAGQDIHGKPPGSVMTVSFELAGQPFLALNGGPAFRFNQAVSFQVVCESQQEIDTYWEKLSAGGDDAAQQCGWLKDRFGLSWQVVPAELSDLLGGPEPARAQRVMAALLLMKKLDLDALRQAHAGG
- a CDS encoding VOC family protein — encoded protein: MQAAQINPIPNGMHTVTPHLVCAGAADAIAFYVRAFDAKEMGRLAGPQGKLMHAYLKIGDSAVFLVDEFPEWGSLGPKALKGTPVTIHLYVADVDAFVARAVDAGAKLAMPVEDMFWGDRYGVLEDPFGHRWSVASHVRDVSPEEIEQAMRDMAARTPTP